The sequence TTCGATAGAGGCCCACTTACATTCGTTTTCTGCTGTAATCTGGTTCCACAACTGCGTAAAGTCGCTACGAACCTGGGTATGAGTTGTAATGTTACCGACGAACTTGGCTGCTCCGTCGGCTAGTCCTGGGCCTGCAAAAGAGAAGGTTGACATCGCAAATGCGACTGCAGCAACCTTCGTTGCTGTAGAGATTATCTTTTTCATAATCCGCATCCTTTTTGAGTTTTATCCCAAAACCTCTATAAATATACTCCATAATATGCGTTATAGCATGTAAAAATAAATTTATTCGTAATGGCTAGTACTCTTTTTTCGTCAAAAAAACAAGCCCCGGTGCATTCGCCCCGGGACCCGTTGTTTGGTGTATTGAGTATGTAAAAGAGAGAATTGCTACAGGCCTACACCGACCTATTACTTTGCAATGCGGACAGCCTGCATCTTACCCGTGGTACGGCTGCGCAGGTAGTAAATACCGGACGCCTTGATGTCGTTGGAAGTCTTGAGAATTTCCTTGGCGGCATCGAAACCGTAAGCCCTGAGCACGCCCATGTGGACACCGTTCTGGTCGAACACGTGGAAGTCCTGACGGGCATTGTTGTCAAGCTTAATGTTCTGCTGAACAAACTGCGGTTCTTCATCCTTCTCAATCGGTTCAGGGTCAGTTGCATCCTTACCCTTCACGAAGGTGAAGTAGTCTATATCGAACCAGTCGCCGGTTACATCCATGCGGAGAACGTGCTTACCAGCCGGGAGAGTCACATTGGCAGAGACCTTGTTGTAATCGTCGTAGTTTTCTTCACCAGAAGATGCCTGCGGAACAGAAATCTTGTCGGTGAGTTCCTTACCATCCAAGGACATCTGGAAACTAGAAGTATTGTTTGCAGAAGCAACGGCCGCAAAGAAGGTATAGTCGCCCGCTTCGCTCACGTTGATCGTGTATTCCAGCCAATCACCGGTCTGGTTGTAGCCCACGACAATGCGGTCGCCACTCTTCTTGTACAGGTCTACGCCCGTATCTTTACGGTAGTCGCTATCGCCATGGTTTTCGGAATCGTCACCATAGGATTCGTTGCTCGTACCGTCTTCGTTCTTGCCCTTGCCCGGAACGTCGAAATCTTCGGCCTGGATCTTGCCCGGAACAGCGAAGGCTTCGCCCTTGAACGGGAGCTGCGGTTCAGGTTCAACCGGAGTAATAACGCCTGTTTCGAGGCCGGTCGTGTTGACGCCCTTGTTCTTGGAGAGGTAATCCTTGAGCCATGTCATAGCGGCACGATCCCTGCCGTCCTTGATAATACCGGAACAGCCTCTTGCCGTACCGTTACAATCCAGCCAGGTATTACCGTAGATGTAACCCCAAATGGTGATACCGGCAACATGTTCATTTTCCATGAAGTAGGAAATCTGTTCCTGATAGCACTGCTTCTGAACGTTATCGTCGGTGCTAGCGATATCGTATTCAGAAATGAACAGCGGGATCTGGGTCTTGTTCCAAATTTCTTCGATGGTGCTCTTGAGCGTATTGATGCTCAAGCAGGAGCCACCACCACCGGTACCGCCAGCGCCACCGCCCTGGCTCATCATGTCATGAGCCTGCAAGCCGTAACCATCGACCGGAGCACCGTTTTTCTTGATGGTCTGGATAAGCTGAATGCCCTGATCCTTGTTCCACTGGACGGTGTTGTAGTCGTTATAGATGAGGATTGCCTTCGGCCAACGTTCGCGGGCCATCTTGAAGGCCGTGGTCACGAAGGTGTAGTCGCCGTTGTTGTCGCCACCGAGAGCCTGGATAATCTTTGTGTTGGGGTAACCGGAATGGTACTGGTTGTTGCCGGTACGGATAGCCTCGTTCACCACGTCGATCATTTCGAGATCGGGGAATTCCTTCTGAACGGCATCGAACCAAGCGGTAATGGCCTTCTTGGTTTCGTCAACGCTCAAGTTGCCCAGCCAGTTCGGGTACTGGGAGCCCCACACCAGAGCGTGGAACTTGAAATGGCCTCCGTTCTGCTTGGCCCAGTTATAGGCATTTCTACAACCAGAAAAGTTGTAACGCCCACGGGTGCCTTCGATAGAAGCCCACTTACATTCGTTTTCAGCCGTAATCTGGTTCCAATAGGTACCAAAATCCGAACGAACCTGGCCATTCGTAGTAATATTACCGACGAATTTCGCAGCGCCATCGGCAAGACCCGGGCCTGCAAAAGAGAAGGTTGACGCCGCGAGAGCAAGCACCAAAGCCTTTGTAGTTGAAGAAAGAGGCTTTTTCATACCACACATCCTTTTTTTTGTTTTGATGGTTTCATCCCAAAAACCATTATAAATCTATTCCTAAAAAAGGCCGATTTTTCTCCATCAGGGCGGATTGTCATGGACAATATATCCACGGTGTCGTAAACAAAAAGAAACAAGTTCCGGCGCATTCGCCCCGGAACCCGTTGTTTGGTGTATTGAGTTTAAAATTACCTGGAAACTCTCACGGTCTGCATCTGGCCGGTGGTACGGCTACGCAGATAGTAAATG comes from Fibrobacter sp. UWH4 and encodes:
- a CDS encoding endo-1,4-beta-xylanase, which translates into the protein MKKPLSSTTKALVLALAASTFSFAGPGLADGAAKFVGNITTNGQVRSDFGTYWNQITAENECKWASIEGTRGRYNFSGCRNAYNWAKQNGGHFKFHALVWGSQYPNWLGNLSVDETKKAITAWFDAVQKEFPDLEMIDVVNEAIRTGNNQYHSGYPNTKIIQALGGDNNGDYTFVTTAFKMARERWPKAILIYNDYNTVQWNKDQGIQLIQTIKKNGAPVDGYGLQAHDMMSQGGGAGGTGGGGSCLSINTLKSTIEEIWNKTQIPLFISEYDIASTDDNVQKQCYQEQISYFMENEHVAGITIWGYIYGNTWLDCNGTARGCSGIIKDGRDRAAMTWLKDYLSKNKGVNTTGLETGVITPVEPEPQLPFKGEAFAVPGKIQAEDFDVPGKGKNEDGTSNESYGDDSENHGDSDYRKDTGVDLYKKSGDRIVVGYNQTGDWLEYTINVSEAGDYTFFAAVASANNTSSFQMSLDGKELTDKISVPQASSGEENYDDYNKVSANVTLPAGKHVLRMDVTGDWFDIDYFTFVKGKDATDPEPIEKDEEPQFVQQNIKLDNNARQDFHVFDQNGVHMGVLRAYGFDAAKEILKTSNDIKASGIYYLRSRTTGKMQAVRIAK